Genomic segment of Catenibacterium mitsuokai:
CTGATAGGTAAACGTTTGTGGACTGGACGAGGTGTCTTGATTGGCCATCTTTGAGTTAATGTGCATTCATGAGCGACACCTTCATCATCAGTGAAGACCATAACTACATCATTGATTGTATACTGACCATTTTCTTTTACTTCAGTAACTGTACCTGACATACCTGGCATAACCATACATCTATGTTCGATCATGTCTGTTTCAGGAATCTTGGCATATACAGTACCACCTTCAACATGGTCACCTACTTTAACAGTAAGAGTAACATCCCATAATTTCTTTGTATCTAGTGGTTCTACAGCACTACCTGTAGGAATGAAAGCACCACTTTCTTTTGCGATTTCTTCTAGTGGTCTTTCGATACCATCATAAATATTTCTTAAGATACCAGGACCAAGTGTTACAGAAATAGGCTGACCTGTTGGGAATACTGGTTCACCTGGTTTAAGACCTGTAGTTGTTTCATAAACCTGGATAGTAGTAAATTCTTTAGTAATAGAGATAACTTCACCCATTAATTTACTGTTACCTACATACACCATTTCAAGCATTGAAAAGGCATCTGTATCTTTTACTTTAACAACCGGGCCGTTGATTGAATAAATTAAATTTTCTTTCAACTTGTTTATCCCCCTTCTTTTATTTATTAATGATTAAACCAGAATGCTGGTTAAACCATTCTTTCTGATTCTTTAATGCGAATTCTAATGTTTCATCATGAACAATAGAGCTTTCAGTGTTTTCAACAATTAAACCACCAATAGTGATATCTCCAGCTTTCACTTCAGCATCACCATAAGCAGCTTTTAAATCATCAGCAAGACCTAAGTCTTCTTCTTTTACATAAATAACTGAATGAGGCATATAATCACCTGCAAGTTTCTTAGCCTTGTTGACCATGAATTCTTTGTATTCAGGTGTTTTTGTAAATGCAACTAACTCTTCTCTTGCATTCTTGAAGATTGTTGTTACATACTCATCACGTTTATTAATAAGCTTTTTCTGTCTCTCAACATGGGATTCAGAAATTTCTGCAGCTGATTCTGACTGCATTTCATCTAATTCCTGTTTTAGTCTTAAATCTGCATCTTTCTTAGCTTCAGCACGCATAGAAGAATAAGCTTCTTCTTCCATCTTCTTTACTTCAGCCATGATTGCATCGACTTCTCTTTGAGACTGTTTTTCAATCTCATTCTTCATTGAGAGAAATACTTCTTGATTTTCTTCCATTGTATACTCTCCTATAACTTAACGCCTATTGCTTCAGAGACATAACCATCGATGGCTTCACCAATCTTAGAATGACCATGACGGTCAGGAATCTCTGTAATAAGAGGCTTTGGCTGTTTTAATTTAATTTCTGAGATAATATCAGGACAAAGTTCA
This window contains:
- a CDS encoding V-type ATP synthase subunit E; amino-acid sequence: MEENQEVFLSMKNEIEKQSQREVDAIMAEVKKMEEEAYSSMRAEAKKDADLRLKQELDEMQSESAAEISESHVERQKKLINKRDEYVTTIFKNAREELVAFTKTPEYKEFMVNKAKKLAGDYMPHSVIYVKEEDLGLADDLKAAYGDAEVKAGDITIGGLIVENTESSIVHDETLEFALKNQKEWFNQHSGLIINK